CCGAACCCGCTCTTCCAACATCGCTCGTACCTGCAAATACTTGCGCTCCATCTCGAATATTTAACTGCTTCGTTTCAACACTTATATCTCCTCCCGAACCGATAGCTCCTGGGTAAACAAAAGAAAATAGCCCGCTAAGTAATGTACCATTAGTGGGTCATTTGGTATGAGTGTTGCCATTATTTTTGGCAATAGTTGTCCGCCGAAGAGGACGATGCGTACAGGCACCAGAACCACCAAGAGAGTGAAATCTTTGACGCGCTCTGTCTCGACGTTGCGCTCGTAATCCTGCCCAGACAAACGGCGTTGGTTGTTGGTTCCATCCAAAAGCAGTTGCTTCCAACCACTCAATAATTTGATAGGCTGTTTGCGGATGATGCCCCTCTAGAGCTCGGCGTTTGAGAATTCGTTGAATCGACTCAGCCATATTCAGCCAGCTACCGCCAAGAGGTGTGTAGAGCGGCATGATGCCATGAGCACACAGCCACAATACCAACTGGGGAGTTTTATGTCCGACCAAGTTATCCATCACTAGCAACATTCGCAGTGGCGGTAAGTCGTGTGGGAGTGTAAAGCGTACTTTCAACCCCTGCTGCCAACTTTTCCATAACCGTTGATTTTCTTCAGGCTTGAGTAATCGAGCTGGAGTTGGCAGTGATTGTACAACACTAGCTAATTCTTGCTTGAGCCATTCGTGCAACACAGCATTGGTACAACTGGTAACACCCTTAACTCGTACTTGCCCAGTAGCGGGATGGAATAGCGTTAACAGCTTGGCTGTGCCATTACGGATATATTCATGTTCTTGCCGTGTCGGTTTACCTACTGGCTGCCAATTGCTACCAGGGTAAGGAGCAGTGCCAAATGGTCCCGCCTCGTCTTCGCACCACACACTCAAGCCTAGCTTCTGTCCCTGAGTGTAAGCGCGTTCTATCAGTTTTTTTTTGCCACGGTATCTGGGTCAGTTACTACTACTAGCTTGCCTTTGCGTATGCGCTTCACCTGTCCAGTTTTTAACCAACTGCGGCTCTTTTGCCAGCTATAGCCCGCCTCTTTGAGTACCTGCCAAATTGTATAAGTACTGATTTGGGTTAAGCCATCAGGAGCCTGACGCAAAGCCCGTTGAAGTGTAGCTACTGACCAGGTTGCCGTGCCCTCTTTCTGCCGCTCTGGTTGACGCTGAAATTCGGACAGGATGCGTTGTTTTTCTGGTTCGCTGTATTGCACTACTGCCCCACCGCCATGTCGAGGCTGTAAGGCAGCTAAGCCTTCAACATTGAAGCGACTGACCCACTTGCTGACCGTATCACCACAGCGTAATCCTACTAACTGCGCTGCACTCGTGTAATCAGCCCCAAGAGCCACGGCTAGAATCGCTTTGGCCCGCATGACACTAGCAGATGATTGGGATTGAGAACGGCTCAGTTTTTTCAAGTCGGTTTGTTCTTCATCACTTAACGGTCGCAAAGGTGCTTTTTTTTGCCGTGTCATCACAACCTGAAAAACTATGTATCTTCACTTTAATTGACCATCCTTTTTATGGCAACACTCATACCAAATGACCCATTAGGTGCTGACTGCCCAACTAGCTCAATTGAATCGCGAGCTTTAACTAAAATAGAGCCAGCATTTCCTTCACCAAATACACTAGTTCCTATCTGCGCTCCATCTTTTATCTCTAAGTGCTTTGTTTCCACAACAATGTCTCCTCCAGTACCTTGAGCGCCTGGATAAACAGTAGCTAAGATTCCCGTCGGAATTTGCTCGTTACCTCTACTACTACCACCCAATACAATTGATTCTGAGGCATGTATGCCGATCTGACCGCTTGGTACTGCTCCTAGTGTACTAGCATCAATCTGGGAAGCATTAGTCAGATGAATTTGTCCACCAACCACCTGTATATCGCCGCCACCTGCACCAGTAGCATTTACTGCCGTTCCATCGGAGAGATTTATATTACCAAAAGTTGTCATGCTAGTATATTCGAGCATCCAGCCTTTAGCAACTGGGTTTAGCTTCACCGAACTGGGGCTGGTAACGCTACCTAATTCAATCCGCCCTCCTG
Above is a window of Chroococcidiopsis sp. SAG 2025 DNA encoding:
- a CDS encoding transposase, which codes for MWCEDEAGPFGTAPYPGSNWQPVGKPTRQEHEYIRNGTAKLLTLFHPATGQVRVKGVTSCTNAVLHEWLKQELASVVQSLPTPARLLKPEENQRLWKSWQQGLKVRFTLPHDLPPLRMLLVMDNLVGHKTPQLVLWLCAHGIMPLYTPLGGSWLNMAESIQRILKRRALEGHHPQTAYQIIEWLEATAFGWNQQPTPFVWAGLRAQRRDRARQRFHSLGGSGACTHRPLRRTTIAKNNGNTHTK
- a CDS encoding helix-turn-helix domain-containing protein, which encodes MTRQKKAPLRPLSDEEQTDLKKLSRSQSQSSASVMRAKAILAVALGADYTSAAQLVGLRCGDTVSKWVSRFNVEGLAALQPRHGGGAVVQYSEPEKQRILSEFQRQPERQKEGTATWSVATLQRALRQAPDGLTQISTYTIWQVLKEAGYSWQKSRSWLKTGQVKRIRKGKLVVVTDPDTVAKKN